The Devosia sp. A16 genome includes a window with the following:
- a CDS encoding carbohydrate ABC transporter permease — MADAVMGTVVEDREAAVASRRRLISRIVVYGLLGLISIVYIVPLLVVILNSFRTNAEIGANGLISLPNSFRLDAWPQAWSDFCIGGQCDGVARYFWNSVMMVVPATIISTTLGAINGYILSKWKFPGSEIVFGCMLLGVFMPGQIALLPWAFLLGQIGLSNSVYGLILVHCIQGLSFTTLFFRNYYVSIPDDLLKAARIDGAGFWRIFWKIIIPLSPPIIIVTVIWQFTGIWNEYLFGVVLNSGANQPITAALVALSMSGTTVRTYDVMSAAVLIGALPPLLVYFFGGKYFVRGLTQGAIK; from the coding sequence ATGGCTGACGCTGTCATGGGCACCGTGGTCGAAGACCGCGAAGCGGCAGTCGCCAGCCGCCGCCGCCTGATCTCCCGCATCGTCGTCTACGGGCTGCTCGGGCTGATCTCGATCGTCTACATCGTTCCGCTGCTGGTTGTGATCCTCAACTCCTTCCGAACCAATGCGGAGATCGGCGCCAACGGCCTGATCTCGCTGCCCAACAGCTTCCGCCTCGATGCCTGGCCGCAGGCCTGGAGCGACTTCTGCATCGGCGGGCAGTGCGACGGTGTCGCCCGCTACTTCTGGAACTCGGTCATGATGGTGGTCCCCGCGACCATCATCTCGACGACGCTGGGGGCCATCAACGGCTACATCCTCAGTAAGTGGAAGTTCCCCGGCTCCGAGATCGTCTTCGGCTGCATGCTGCTGGGCGTGTTCATGCCCGGCCAGATCGCCTTGCTGCCCTGGGCCTTCCTGCTCGGCCAGATCGGGCTTTCGAACTCGGTTTACGGCCTGATCCTGGTGCATTGCATCCAGGGGCTGAGCTTCACCACGCTGTTCTTCCGCAACTACTACGTGTCGATCCCCGACGACCTGCTGAAGGCGGCGCGCATCGACGGCGCCGGCTTCTGGCGCATCTTCTGGAAGATCATCATCCCGCTGTCGCCGCCGATCATCATCGTCACCGTGATCTGGCAGTTCACCGGCATCTGGAACGAGTACCTGTTCGGCGTGGTGCTCAACTCGGGCGCCAACCAGCCTATCACCGCGGCATTGGTCGCCCTCTCGATGAGCGGCACCACGGTTCGCACCTATGACGTGATGAGTGCGGCCGTGCTGATCGGCGCGCTGCCGCCGCTGCTCGTCTACTTCTTCGGCGGAAAGTACTTCGTCCGCGGCCTTACCCAGGGAGCAATCAAGTAA
- a CDS encoding NAD-dependent epimerase/dehydratase family protein, producing MTIAIIGGTGFLGTATARRLRERGHDVLVVARGRHPVALPDGVRFEQADRTDGEALTKLLRDNKVTAVIDIFTISLRNTQPVIEAAGKAGARYVLVSSTDVYSNYGGLLKKESPAIRPEPATEDSPLRTLRYPYRQNARRPKGIEDDLFDEYDKIPIEEFAMAAGAPQATVLRLPMIFGPDDKQHRFAWAIRGAKAGEPFRLDRRGAAWLNSYAYIDDVAEALALAATLPEAEGRIYNVAQPFVRTQADWARTVLTLMGVDSEIVLVDADADGILADRADSSDLSYPLTLDSARIRAELGYSEIVPEEQALRRTIEWELAQG from the coding sequence ATGACCATCGCAATCATCGGAGGCACGGGCTTTCTCGGCACCGCCACGGCGAGGCGACTCAGGGAGCGAGGGCATGACGTGCTGGTGGTGGCGCGCGGCCGGCACCCGGTGGCGCTGCCCGACGGGGTCCGGTTCGAACAGGCCGACCGCACGGACGGCGAGGCGCTGACGAAGCTGCTCAGGGACAACAAGGTCACCGCCGTCATCGATATCTTCACCATCAGCCTGCGCAACACGCAGCCGGTGATCGAGGCGGCCGGTAAGGCCGGCGCACGCTATGTGCTGGTCAGTTCGACCGACGTCTATTCCAACTATGGCGGTCTCCTAAAAAAGGAGAGCCCGGCGATCCGACCGGAGCCGGCCACCGAGGACTCACCGCTCAGGACCCTGCGCTATCCCTACCGGCAGAACGCCCGGCGACCCAAGGGGATCGAGGACGACCTGTTCGACGAATACGACAAGATCCCGATCGAAGAATTCGCCATGGCGGCAGGGGCACCACAGGCAACCGTGCTGCGGCTGCCGATGATCTTCGGGCCGGACGACAAGCAGCACCGCTTCGCCTGGGCGATCAGGGGCGCCAAGGCCGGCGAGCCGTTCCGGCTGGACCGGCGTGGCGCGGCCTGGCTCAACTCCTACGCCTATATCGACGACGTGGCCGAAGCGCTGGCGCTGGCCGCCACGCTGCCCGAAGCCGAAGGCCGTATCTACAATGTGGCCCAACCATTCGTCAGGACGCAGGCCGACTGGGCCCGCACCGTGCTGACGCTGATGGGCGTCGACAGCGAGATCGTGCTGGTCGATGCCGATGCCGACGGGATCCTCGCCGATCGCGCCGACAGCAGCGACCTCAGCTATCCGCTGACGCTGGATTCCGCTCGTATTCGAGCCGAACTGGGCTACAGTGAGATCGTTCCCGAGGAGCAGGCGCTGCGCCGCACCATCGAGTGGGAGCTGGCCCAGGGCTAG
- a CDS encoding carbohydrate ABC transporter permease has protein sequence MAGQAVSAGTSTWDRIKKWTPIFIIAPSILASFIYVFVFAGWTFYISLSDSTLLPSYGFKGFENYVSLWTNRRWSVAYNNLLFFSLFYVTISMAFGLLLAILIDQKIRAESFWRTIFLYPLAVSFIATGTVWQWLYNPSSGIQFLVNSLGWTDFQFALTTDRKNAIWAIIITGIWGSAGFSMALFLAGLRSVDPDIIKAAQIDGASWFRTYRKVILPTIGPIFLAVAVVLLQFAIKTFDLAVALTNSGPGISTTFPATYVYDFMFQRGEIGQGAAAAMMVLAALAIVLVPYSLYLVWRRRREASNG, from the coding sequence ATGGCAGGTCAGGCCGTTTCGGCTGGCACGAGCACCTGGGACCGCATCAAGAAGTGGACGCCGATATTCATTATCGCCCCGTCCATCCTGGCGTCCTTCATCTACGTCTTCGTCTTCGCGGGCTGGACCTTCTACATCTCGCTCAGCGACTCCACCCTGTTGCCCAGCTACGGCTTCAAGGGGTTTGAGAACTACGTCTCGCTGTGGACCAACCGGCGCTGGAGCGTCGCCTACAACAACCTGCTGTTCTTCTCGCTGTTCTACGTCACCATCTCGATGGCCTTCGGCCTGCTGCTGGCCATCCTCATCGACCAGAAGATCCGCGCCGAGTCGTTCTGGCGCACGATCTTTCTCTACCCGCTGGCCGTCAGCTTCATCGCCACCGGTACGGTGTGGCAGTGGCTCTACAATCCCTCGAGCGGCATCCAGTTCCTGGTCAACTCGCTGGGCTGGACCGATTTCCAGTTCGCGCTGACCACCGATCGCAAAAACGCCATCTGGGCCATCATCATCACCGGCATCTGGGGCTCGGCGGGCTTCTCGATGGCGCTGTTCCTCGCCGGCCTTCGTTCCGTCGACCCCGATATCATCAAGGCCGCACAGATCGACGGCGCCAGCTGGTTCCGTACCTATCGCAAGGTGATCCTGCCCACCATCGGGCCGATCTTCCTCGCCGTCGCGGTAGTGCTGCTGCAGTTCGCCATCAAGACCTTCGATCTCGCCGTGGCGCTGACCAATTCCGGTCCCGGCATTTCGACGACGTTCCCCGCCACCTACGTCTACGATTTCATGTTCCAGCGCGGTGAAATCGGGCAGGGCGCTGCCGCGGCCATGATGGTGCTGGCGGCGCTGGCTATCGTGCTCGTCCCCTATTCGCTCTATCTCGTGTGGCGCCGGCGCCGGGAGGCCTCCAATGGCTGA
- a CDS encoding helix-turn-helix domain-containing protein — protein sequence MKFEKRSDPVEASTPIDPSLGQRLRDRRKELGKTQQQVADEASLTVGFISQIERGISTPSLASLYNVAKALEASVDMFVSAAPARQHSVVSHSGQRQTYKVGGTSRFYEFLERGFPEARLNACLSHVPPGHASEMMSHEGEDFVYLVSGEMLYEVDGIEYRLGPGDTLHFDSRRPHRGTNIGTGTALELWVGTMQLFPE from the coding sequence TTGAAGTTTGAGAAGCGTTCCGATCCGGTCGAGGCATCGACCCCGATCGACCCCAGCCTTGGGCAGCGCCTGCGCGACCGCCGCAAGGAGCTGGGGAAAACGCAGCAGCAGGTGGCCGATGAGGCATCGCTGACAGTCGGCTTCATCTCGCAGATCGAACGTGGGATCTCCACGCCTTCGCTGGCCTCGCTCTACAATGTCGCCAAGGCGCTCGAGGCCAGCGTCGACATGTTCGTGTCGGCGGCTCCCGCCCGCCAGCACAGCGTCGTCAGCCATTCCGGCCAGCGCCAGACCTACAAGGTGGGCGGCACCTCGCGGTTCTACGAGTTCCTCGAGCGCGGCTTTCCCGAGGCCAGGCTCAATGCCTGCCTGTCGCACGTGCCGCCCGGCCATGCCTCGGAGATGATGAGCCACGAAGGCGAGGACTTCGTCTATCTGGTCTCGGGCGAGATGCTCTACGAAGTCGACGGCATCGAATATCGCCTCGGTCCCGGCGATACCCTGCATTTCGACAGCCGCCGGCCGCATCGCGGCACCAATATCGGCACCGGCACGGCGCTCGAGCTGTGGGTCGGGACTATGCAGCTGTTTCCCGAATGA
- a CDS encoding ROK family transcriptional regulator, producing MNRIELKSLLADSALATPSGRIVRALSERGALSATQIARLTGLAKSTVSTALTELRRSQMVVEIGTESAGGVGRPATALTLNPHAGTCIGILIGSTEIQVILADVAHTVLSDRTINLEIDYSPDTAIQHVRRLITEAYEGQWQRRDGLLGVGIAVGGPVNPVTGTVLRAGGMPTWAGVDIRELFGPIFPEVPIFCDNESNCSAIAEMTWGAAQGYDDFVLYTLDLGIGGAIVAGGRVLRGIAGGAGEFGHVVIDPDGPLCRCGNRGCIEVYASFREPLTEAETHFGRSLRLAEVVDLALGGDPLCSALIARTGEAGGHGLGLIGSVFNPTLVVVSGRLAMAGEILMKPLAESFERYTLVKHGDVPDVARTTLRPSQFSDNGACMGAVGLVLRHHGRLVN from the coding sequence GTGAATCGGATCGAGCTCAAATCTCTACTTGCTGACAGTGCTTTAGCCACGCCGTCGGGCCGCATCGTGCGGGCCCTGAGCGAGCGCGGCGCTTTGAGCGCAACGCAGATCGCGCGCCTGACCGGGCTGGCAAAGTCCACGGTGTCCACCGCCCTGACCGAGCTCAGACGCTCGCAGATGGTGGTGGAAATCGGCACCGAGTCGGCGGGCGGCGTGGGCCGGCCGGCGACGGCGCTGACGCTCAATCCGCACGCCGGCACCTGTATCGGCATCCTGATCGGCTCCACCGAAATCCAGGTGATTCTGGCCGATGTCGCCCACACCGTGCTGTCGGACCGCACGATCAATCTCGAGATCGACTATTCGCCTGACACCGCTATCCAGCATGTGCGCCGGCTGATCACCGAAGCCTACGAAGGCCAGTGGCAACGCCGGGATGGATTGCTGGGGGTGGGAATCGCCGTGGGCGGGCCAGTGAACCCGGTGACCGGCACAGTGCTTCGCGCCGGCGGCATGCCGACCTGGGCGGGCGTCGACATCCGTGAGCTGTTCGGACCGATCTTTCCTGAAGTGCCGATCTTCTGCGACAACGAATCCAACTGCTCCGCCATCGCCGAGATGACCTGGGGGGCGGCGCAGGGATATGATGATTTCGTCCTCTATACTCTCGATCTCGGCATCGGCGGCGCGATCGTCGCAGGCGGTCGCGTGCTGCGCGGCATTGCCGGGGGCGCGGGAGAGTTCGGACACGTGGTGATCGACCCCGACGGTCCGCTCTGCCGCTGCGGCAACCGCGGCTGCATCGAGGTCTATGCCAGCTTCCGCGAGCCGTTGACCGAGGCAGAGACCCATTTCGGACGCTCGCTGCGGCTGGCCGAGGTGGTCGATCTCGCGCTGGGCGGAGATCCTTTGTGCAGCGCGTTGATCGCCCGGACGGGGGAAGCGGGCGGGCATGGCCTTGGCCTGATCGGTTCGGTGTTCAACCCGACGCTGGTGGTGGTAAGTGGGCGGCTGGCGATGGCCGGCGAGATCCTGATGAAGCCGCTTGCCGAGAGCTTCGAGCGCTACACGCTGGTCAAGCATGGGGACGTTCCCGACGTCGCCCGCACCACGCTCAGGCCAAGCCAGTTCTCCGACAATGGCGCCTGCATGGGCGCCGTCGGGCTGGTGCTGCGCCACCACGGGCGGTTGGTGAACTGA
- a CDS encoding ABC transporter substrate-binding protein encodes MRLFKTLMAVAVGAVMTASGAIAETPKNTLVIADAIDDIITLDPAEVSEVGGVLASQQIYQPLVSFDPADPTKINGVLAESWSVSEDGKTFTFKMNPNAKFASGNPVTAADAEYSLQRVILLDSRISFILTQFGLNKDNVKDNIKAVDPQTLQLVVDQKYAPSFVLYVLSSFTGGIVDSAVVKQHEGKREDGSNDYGNAWLKAENSAGSGPYVLTKWDPKVSILLSRNENYWGTAPGVDRVFLQHMPESATQRLALEKGDIDIANKLGPDDIGAVSANPDVQILEGVSSTMYYFGLNVRNPALANPKVVEAIKYGVDYQGIADTIGKGTIKVHQTMIPDGFLGGGINYNPYSLDIEKAKALIAESGVATPIKLATVVWNVPPYPDYAQAVQATLSQIGVDLDLQVVDGGPWLDRYRSHDLDVWFGLWGPDYPDPHSNAKAFGNHDPSDPDGQKGNLADRFGWDSGKVSELVNQAVQEQDVEKRKALYDEAQRLHTDTSPFVFMFQDSRKVSMRKNVKGVVLGITFSDDRYGGVSKE; translated from the coding sequence ATGCGTTTGTTCAAGACGCTTATGGCGGTTGCCGTCGGCGCGGTGATGACCGCGTCCGGAGCGATCGCCGAAACACCCAAGAATACCCTCGTCATCGCCGATGCGATCGACGACATCATCACGCTCGATCCGGCCGAAGTGTCGGAAGTGGGCGGCGTGCTGGCGAGCCAGCAGATATATCAGCCGCTGGTCAGTTTCGACCCGGCCGACCCGACCAAGATCAACGGCGTCCTCGCCGAGAGCTGGTCGGTGTCGGAGGACGGCAAGACCTTCACCTTCAAGATGAACCCGAATGCCAAGTTCGCCTCGGGCAATCCGGTGACGGCGGCCGACGCGGAGTACTCGCTGCAACGCGTCATCCTGCTCGACAGCCGCATCTCGTTCATCCTGACCCAGTTCGGGCTCAACAAGGATAACGTCAAGGACAACATCAAGGCTGTCGATCCGCAGACCCTGCAGCTTGTCGTCGACCAGAAGTATGCGCCGAGCTTCGTGCTCTACGTGCTGAGTTCGTTCACCGGCGGCATCGTCGACTCCGCCGTCGTCAAGCAGCACGAGGGCAAGCGGGAAGACGGCTCCAACGACTACGGCAACGCCTGGCTGAAGGCCGAGAATTCGGCCGGCTCGGGTCCGTACGTGCTGACCAAGTGGGACCCCAAGGTTTCGATCCTGCTCAGCCGCAACGAAAACTACTGGGGCACCGCTCCGGGGGTCGACCGGGTGTTCCTGCAGCACATGCCGGAATCGGCGACGCAGCGCCTGGCGCTCGAAAAGGGCGACATCGACATCGCCAACAAGCTCGGCCCGGACGATATCGGCGCCGTGTCGGCCAACCCCGACGTGCAGATCCTCGAGGGCGTGTCCTCGACGATGTACTATTTCGGCCTCAACGTGCGTAACCCGGCCCTGGCCAACCCCAAGGTCGTCGAAGCCATCAAGTACGGCGTCGATTACCAGGGCATCGCCGATACTATCGGCAAGGGCACCATCAAGGTGCACCAGACCATGATCCCGGACGGGTTCCTGGGCGGCGGCATCAACTACAACCCCTACTCGCTCGATATCGAGAAGGCCAAGGCGCTGATCGCCGAGTCCGGCGTCGCCACGCCGATCAAGCTCGCGACCGTGGTGTGGAACGTGCCGCCCTATCCCGATTACGCCCAGGCCGTGCAGGCGACCCTGAGCCAGATCGGTGTCGATCTCGACCTGCAGGTGGTGGATGGCGGCCCGTGGCTCGATCGCTACCGCTCGCACGATCTCGACGTCTGGTTCGGCCTGTGGGGTCCGGACTATCCCGATCCGCACTCCAACGCCAAGGCGTTCGGCAACCATGACCCGTCCGATCCGGACGGCCAGAAGGGCAACCTCGCCGATCGTTTCGGCTGGGACTCGGGCAAGGTCTCCGAACTGGTGAACCAGGCCGTGCAGGAGCAGGACGTCGAAAAGCGCAAGGCGCTCTACGACGAAGCCCAGCGGCTGCACACCGACACCTCGCCGTTCGTGTTCATGTTCCAGGACAGCCGCAAGGTTTCCATGCGCAAGAACGTCAAGGGCGTGGTGCTCGGCATCACCTTCTCCGACGACCGCTATGGCGGCGTGAGCAAGGAATAA
- a CDS encoding ABC transporter substrate-binding protein, giving the protein MTFTTKVAAAATTMLAAALLSGTAMAAPKVLMLHQWASGNDAASIAKLGEMFTAAGGTWEQTAIAGHTANTLAKLRADVVAGNAPAAVQLKGPEIAEWNATGGTADMDELAKAENWDAVVAPELLPVMKPEGKWVAAPMNIHRINWIWGNKAAMEAVGVTELPKTWADFNAACDKAVAGGKICLAHLSADWTDATTFETIVYGQDIDLYKKAFVEADVDSLRSPGMIKAFDQMRLMVSKYMDPAIAGRDYDTASNMMVNGDALFFIMGDWELGAIKSVGHEPGGDILCGQSPTDWGKPGFILNSDSVVFFKQKDPDYQEGQKLLASLILSPEFQKVFNITKGSIPARLDVDLKDGFNVCQQESQAALKASIDDGTLVRSMAHNMTVLQKYRGAMMDTITEFVNTPEMTSEEAANLMADAVEAQM; this is encoded by the coding sequence ATGACCTTCACGACCAAGGTCGCGGCCGCCGCGACCACGATGCTTGCTGCCGCGCTGCTTTCGGGCACCGCGATGGCCGCCCCCAAAGTGCTGATGCTACACCAGTGGGCCTCCGGCAACGATGCCGCCTCGATCGCCAAGCTCGGTGAGATGTTCACCGCTGCCGGCGGCACCTGGGAGCAGACCGCCATTGCCGGTCACACCGCCAACACCCTCGCCAAGCTCCGCGCTGACGTCGTCGCCGGCAACGCCCCGGCCGCCGTGCAGCTGAAGGGCCCGGAAATCGCCGAGTGGAACGCCACCGGCGGCACTGCCGACATGGACGAACTGGCCAAGGCCGAGAACTGGGATGCCGTCGTCGCCCCCGAACTGCTGCCGGTGATGAAGCCGGAAGGCAAGTGGGTCGCGGCCCCGATGAACATTCACCGCATCAACTGGATCTGGGGCAACAAGGCCGCCATGGAAGCGGTCGGCGTCACCGAGCTGCCCAAGACCTGGGCCGATTTCAACGCCGCCTGCGACAAGGCGGTTGCCGGTGGTAAGATCTGCCTCGCGCACCTCAGCGCCGACTGGACCGACGCCACCACCTTCGAGACCATCGTCTACGGCCAGGACATCGACCTCTACAAGAAGGCCTTCGTCGAGGCCGACGTCGACTCCCTGCGCTCGCCCGGCATGATCAAGGCCTTCGACCAGATGCGCCTGATGGTCTCCAAGTACATGGATCCGGCGATCGCCGGCCGCGACTACGACACCGCCTCCAACATGATGGTCAACGGCGATGCGCTGTTCTTCATCATGGGCGACTGGGAACTGGGTGCCATCAAGTCGGTGGGCCATGAGCCCGGCGGCGACATCCTGTGCGGCCAGTCTCCGACCGACTGGGGCAAGCCGGGCTTCATCCTGAACTCCGACTCCGTGGTGTTCTTCAAGCAGAAGGATCCGGACTATCAGGAAGGCCAGAAGCTGCTCGCCAGCCTGATCCTGTCGCCCGAGTTCCAGAAGGTGTTCAACATCACCAAGGGCTCGATCCCGGCGCGTCTCGACGTCGACCTCAAGGACGGCTTCAACGTCTGCCAGCAGGAGAGCCAGGCGGCCCTGAAGGCCTCGATCGATGACGGCACCCTGGTCCGCTCGATGGCGCACAACATGACCGTGCTGCAGAAGTATCGCGGCGCGATGATGGACACCATCACCGAGTTCGTGAACACGCCTGAAATGACTTCGGAAGAGGCGGCCAACCTGATGGCCGACGCCGTCGAAGCTCAGATGTAA
- a CDS encoding ABC transporter permease produces MNRPLRLFIDIGSWLITVAITLVGLAALTFFIGRVLPIDPVLSIVGEKATPEVYQRVYLELGLDKPLWAQFWDYLGKLLRGDFGTSFSTSRPVLTDLLNFFPATLELSTIGLIIGVVLGVPMGVASAYWHEKWPDHVLRVVGLVGYSVPVFWLGLVGLFIFYYLLGWVSGPGQLDVFYVGVVKRITGSILIDSAIAGEWDIFFNAISHMTLPALLLGYYSLAYISRMTRSVMLDQLSREYVLTARLKGASEFRAVAGHALRNAAIPLVTVIALSYGGLLEGSVLIETIFSWPGIGNYIYSSLFAADMNAVLGGTLLVGVVFVLLNMLSDVLYRALDPRSREFAR; encoded by the coding sequence ATGAACCGCCCCCTCCGCCTGTTCATCGACATCGGCTCCTGGCTGATCACGGTGGCGATCACCCTCGTCGGCCTTGCTGCCCTCACCTTCTTTATCGGTCGCGTGCTGCCGATCGATCCGGTGCTGTCGATCGTCGGCGAAAAGGCGACGCCGGAAGTGTACCAGCGGGTCTATCTCGAGCTCGGCCTCGACAAGCCGCTCTGGGCGCAGTTCTGGGACTATCTGGGCAAGCTCCTGCGCGGCGATTTCGGCACGTCGTTCTCGACCTCACGGCCGGTGCTGACCGACCTCCTCAATTTCTTCCCCGCGACACTCGAACTCTCCACCATCGGGCTGATCATCGGCGTCGTGCTGGGCGTGCCGATGGGCGTCGCCTCGGCCTACTGGCACGAGAAATGGCCCGACCATGTGCTGCGTGTCGTCGGCCTCGTCGGCTATTCGGTGCCGGTGTTCTGGCTCGGCCTCGTAGGCCTCTTCATCTTCTACTATCTGCTTGGCTGGGTGTCGGGGCCGGGCCAGCTCGACGTGTTCTATGTCGGGGTGGTCAAGCGGATCACCGGCTCGATCCTGATCGACAGCGCCATCGCCGGCGAATGGGACATCTTCTTCAACGCCATCAGCCACATGACGCTGCCGGCGCTGCTGCTCGGCTATTACAGCCTCGCCTATATCTCGCGGATGACCCGCTCGGTGATGCTCGATCAGTTGAGCCGCGAGTATGTCCTGACCGCGCGCCTCAAGGGGGCCAGCGAGTTCCGCGCCGTCGCCGGGCACGCGCTGCGCAATGCGGCCATCCCGCTGGTGACGGTGATCGCGCTCAGCTATGGCGGCCTGCTCGAAGGCTCGGTGCTGATCGAGACGATCTTCTCGTGGCCGGGCATCGGCAACTACATCTATTCTTCGCTGTTCGCCGCCGACATGAATGCCGTGCTGGGTGGCACGCTGCTGGTCGGCGTGGTGTTCGTCCTTCTCAACATGCTGAGCGACGTGCTGTACCGCGCACTCGATCCGCGCTCACGGGAGTTCGCCAGATGA